A genomic window from Pseudomonadales bacterium includes:
- a CDS encoding glycosyl transferase family protein: protein MRNEHPFAQYIKILGKGKKSTRSLTREEARTAFAMILRSEAEPIHIGAFLMLLRVNEESADELTGFLEACRDYLAAPSDIEVDLDWSSCAGKRKHLPWFILSALLLAENGIRVFMHGNDGHSSERIYTENCFRALGLPIAQSWQQVSTALDTHSLCFFPLRTWFPELQHLIDLRKTLGLRSTAHTMARLINPLNALCSVQGIFHPPYAESCAQANFLLAQPNALTIKGDSGEFEYRPEADCKLFLVHNGERLQESWPRFFADKQEPEEFFDPMRLCHVWRGTDSDSYGEAAVIGTTALTLRAMNREPDHTSAWALATQLWQNRNRDRL from the coding sequence ATGCGTAACGAACACCCCTTCGCGCAGTACATCAAGATTCTCGGTAAAGGAAAAAAAAGCACGCGTTCGCTGACGCGCGAAGAAGCACGAACCGCGTTTGCCATGATTTTGCGCAGCGAAGCCGAACCGATACACATTGGCGCGTTTTTGATGCTACTGCGCGTCAATGAAGAAAGTGCGGATGAATTGACGGGATTTCTGGAAGCCTGCCGTGACTATCTCGCTGCACCCTCGGACATCGAAGTGGATTTGGATTGGTCCTCCTGCGCGGGCAAACGCAAACATTTGCCGTGGTTTATTCTCAGCGCGCTGTTGCTCGCAGAAAACGGCATTCGTGTTTTTATGCACGGCAATGACGGTCACTCCAGCGAACGAATTTACACAGAAAATTGTTTCCGTGCGTTAGGTTTACCCATTGCACAAAGTTGGCAACAAGTTTCTACCGCGCTCGACACACACAGTCTGTGCTTTTTTCCGTTGCGCACTTGGTTTCCTGAATTGCAGCACTTGATTGATCTGCGCAAAACACTGGGCTTGCGCTCTACCGCGCACACCATGGCGCGCTTGATCAATCCACTCAACGCATTGTGCTCAGTGCAAGGCATTTTTCATCCACCTTATGCAGAAAGTTGCGCGCAAGCGAATTTTTTACTCGCACAACCCAATGCACTGACCATCAAAGGCGACAGCGGCGAATTTGAATATCGTCCAGAAGCCGACTGCAAACTATTTTTGGTGCACAACGGTGAACGCTTACAAGAGTCGTGGCCGCGTTTTTTTGCCGACAAACAAGAGCCAGAAGAGTTTTTTGATCCCATGCGCTTGTGCCATGTTTGGCGCGGCACCGATAGTGACAGCTACGGCGAAGCTGCTGTAATCGGCACCACAGCGCTGACACTGCGTGCCATGAATCGCGAGCCGGATCACACCAGTGCTTGGGCTTTGGCCACGCAGCTTTGGCAAAACAGAAACCGCGATAGACTTTGA
- a CDS encoding MBL fold metallo-hydrolase — protein sequence MKKTMSAQTMKPQVTFYGAARTVTGSCHLVEANGRRILLDCGLQQGEKSEKRQIENAFPFDFEPSSIDTVILSHAHLDHSGMLPRLVHEGFNGAIHCTPGTKNLLHILLMDSLHLYLKDLEYENLRRARAGKKPLTPLYEERDVKRVFDLCERCDYCQQRDIGDGITMSLHDAGHILGSSIVELKINHENKIHTLVFSGDLGNDHISLMNNPVQVNHADIVLLESTYGDRNHRSFDDTLIEFEKILQQAQHDRGNILIPAFAVGRTQELIFQLGKLYHQGKLKNWLVFLDSPMGSAVTDIYSHSQHRLDAEDMALLKKYKSRSLTDFLPCLSITESVEDSMAINRIKSGAIIIAGSGMCTGGRIRHHLKHRLWQTNTHILFTGYQANGTLGRILVNKARTVKLFGQPIAVRAKIHTLGGFSAHADQNQLLGWAMQFNNKPHFCLVHGEENSLTALQQELVNRKRDVTIADLGSTVRF from the coding sequence ATGAAAAAAACAATGTCCGCTCAAACGATGAAGCCACAAGTAACTTTTTACGGTGCTGCACGCACTGTCACTGGTTCGTGCCATCTGGTTGAAGCCAATGGCAGACGCATCCTTTTAGACTGCGGGCTACAACAAGGCGAGAAAAGTGAAAAACGCCAAATTGAAAATGCCTTCCCATTTGATTTTGAACCATCAAGCATTGACACCGTTATTTTATCGCACGCGCATCTTGACCACTCAGGTATGCTGCCACGCCTCGTGCATGAAGGATTTAATGGAGCGATTCACTGCACACCTGGCACAAAAAATCTCCTACATATTCTGTTAATGGATTCTCTCCATCTCTACTTAAAAGATTTGGAATATGAAAACTTACGCCGTGCACGCGCAGGTAAAAAACCGCTAACACCGCTTTATGAAGAACGCGATGTCAAGCGTGTTTTTGATTTATGCGAACGCTGTGATTATTGTCAACAACGCGACATAGGCGATGGGATAACGATGTCCCTGCATGATGCAGGACACATTTTAGGTTCATCGATTGTGGAATTAAAAATCAATCATGAAAATAAGATACATACCCTAGTTTTTTCAGGCGATTTAGGTAACGACCATATCTCGTTAATGAATAACCCAGTACAAGTAAATCACGCCGACATTGTTTTATTAGAAAGCACTTACGGCGACAGAAATCATCGTAGTTTTGATGACACGCTTATAGAGTTTGAGAAAATTTTACAACAAGCACAGCACGATAGAGGCAATATTCTGATTCCCGCGTTTGCAGTTGGGCGCACACAGGAGCTGATTTTTCAACTGGGCAAGTTGTATCATCAAGGAAAATTAAAAAACTGGTTAGTCTTTCTTGATAGCCCTATGGGTAGTGCAGTCACAGACATTTATTCACACAGCCAGCATCGTCTTGATGCTGAAGATATGGCGTTATTAAAGAAATACAAAAGCCGCAGCCTAACGGACTTTCTCCCCTGCCTCAGCATTACAGAATCTGTTGAAGATTCTATGGCCATCAACCGCATAAAGAGTGGCGCAATTATTATTGCAGGCAGCGGCATGTGTACCGGCGGGCGTATTCGTCACCATCTTAAACATCGCCTATGGCAAACGAATACACATATTCTTTTTACTGGCTATCAAGCCAATGGCACCCTCGGTCGTATCCTTGTCAATAAAGCACGCACGGTAAAGTTATTTGGCCAGCCCATCGCAGTGCGCGCAAAAATTCACACATTGGGCGGCTTCTCCGCACATGCAGATCAAAATCAATTACTAGGTTGGGCGATGCAATTTAATAACAAGCCACACTTTTGTTTGGTGCATGGAGAAGAAAATTCATTGACTGCCTTACAGCAGGAACTAGTCAATCGCAAGCGTGATGTCACAATAGCTGATCTCGGTTCTACAGTTCGTTTTTAA
- the trmA gene encoding tRNA (uridine(54)-C5)-methyltransferase TrmA, whose amino-acid sequence MTIAGIKPELYTQQLSDKAVRLQSLLQPFSAPALEVFSSLPLHYRMRAEFRFWQEKDDCFFAMTDAEKNIVRVDQFPIACQQINTLMPALLSNIHNNEILRRKLFQVDFLAATTGDAVITLTYHKPVDTVWQKEAETLQTTLGCSIIGRSRGKKLVAGNDFVTEQFRVNNETFTQQQPESAFSQPNAAVNQHMLHWAHKHAHNFGGDFLELYCGNGNFTLPLSRCFNKVLATEVSKASIKALEHNVAMNHCDNIALARLSSEEFTQALRGDRPFRRLAHLNLADYQFSTVLVDPPRAGLDDDTCQLIQRFDHILYISCNPETLAHNLQTLCRTHHIKHAALFDQFPYTHHMECGIVLEKKL is encoded by the coding sequence ATGACTATCGCCGGAATAAAGCCTGAGTTATATACACAACAGCTCAGCGATAAAGCCGTAAGACTACAAAGCTTACTACAACCTTTTTCCGCACCGGCATTGGAAGTGTTCTCCTCACTTCCGCTGCACTACCGTATGCGTGCAGAGTTTCGCTTTTGGCAGGAAAAAGACGACTGTTTTTTTGCCATGACCGATGCCGAAAAGAATATCGTGCGCGTCGATCAATTTCCTATTGCCTGCCAACAAATCAATACTTTGATGCCTGCGTTACTCTCGAACATACACAACAATGAAATCCTGCGTCGAAAATTATTTCAGGTGGATTTTTTAGCGGCCACCACAGGCGATGCCGTGATTACACTGACCTATCACAAGCCTGTAGATACAGTGTGGCAGAAAGAAGCTGAAACACTGCAAACCACCTTGGGATGTTCAATCATTGGTCGTAGTCGCGGTAAAAAATTGGTGGCGGGCAATGATTTCGTTACCGAACAATTCCGTGTTAACAACGAAACTTTTACCCAACAACAACCCGAATCTGCGTTTAGCCAACCCAATGCTGCCGTCAATCAACACATGCTGCATTGGGCGCATAAGCACGCTCACAATTTCGGCGGTGATTTTTTAGAGCTGTATTGCGGCAATGGTAATTTCACGCTGCCGCTGTCGCGCTGTTTCAATAAAGTGTTGGCGACTGAAGTTTCCAAAGCGTCAATCAAAGCCTTAGAACACAATGTTGCGATGAATCACTGCGACAACATCGCTTTAGCGCGTTTATCCAGCGAAGAGTTCACGCAAGCACTGCGCGGCGATCGCCCTTTTCGTCGCCTTGCGCATCTCAACCTTGCCGATTATCAATTCAGCACCGTATTGGTTGATCCACCGCGCGCCGGTTTGGATGACGATACCTGCCAACTCATACAGCGCTTCGATCATATTCTTTACATTTCTTGCAACCCAGAAACACTGGCACATAACCTGCAAACACTCTGTCGCACACATCACATCAAACACGCCGCACTGTTTGATCAATTTCCTTACACACACCACATGGAATGCGGCATTGTGCTAGAGAAAAAACTTTGA
- a CDS encoding alpha/beta hydrolase, whose product MRSEVTLQQIREEIKAMRAEKRSLEGNRAFMDSGWENAEYPECVQFSPFDANGIHAEAVFIGERDNSKILIMHCHGGGYAVGSTLSHRPLAAQLANACDATVITFNFRRAPEHRFPCALEDALTVYRFLLQTHDSKKIVISGDSGGGSLAFATALQIRDLDLPAPAALLGLSAWVDFACEGNTFEINKPKDLSGNRGGLMMMAMSYAGKDNLKNPLVSPLYAESLANLPPTLLQVGTAETLLDDSRRFAEKLRAHGTAVTLEEWPDMIHVWHAFYSRLPEGRAAIAAIARWLRQTISG is encoded by the coding sequence ATGAGAAGCGAAGTCACACTGCAACAAATTCGCGAAGAAATAAAAGCCATGCGCGCAGAAAAACGCAGCTTGGAAGGCAATCGCGCTTTTATGGATAGTGGCTGGGAAAATGCCGAGTATCCAGAGTGCGTACAATTCTCACCGTTTGATGCCAACGGCATACACGCGGAAGCGGTTTTTATTGGCGAGCGCGACAACAGTAAAATACTGATCATGCACTGCCACGGCGGTGGTTATGCAGTCGGCTCAACACTATCTCACCGTCCACTAGCAGCACAATTAGCTAACGCCTGCGATGCCACCGTCATTACTTTTAATTTTCGTCGCGCGCCTGAACATCGTTTTCCTTGCGCGCTGGAAGATGCACTCACGGTGTATCGTTTTTTATTACAAACACACGACAGCAAAAAAATAGTGATTAGCGGTGATTCTGGCGGAGGCAGTTTAGCGTTTGCCACAGCACTGCAAATTCGCGATTTGGATTTACCTGCGCCTGCGGCTTTGCTTGGGTTATCGGCGTGGGTCGACTTTGCTTGCGAGGGAAATACTTTTGAAATCAACAAACCAAAAGATTTATCCGGCAATCGCGGCGGTTTGATGATGATGGCGATGTCTTATGCCGGCAAAGACAATCTGAAAAATCCGCTAGTCTCACCGCTGTACGCCGAGAGTTTAGCCAATCTTCCGCCGACGCTGTTACAAGTCGGCACAGCAGAAACTTTATTGGATGATTCGCGCCGCTTTGCGGAAAAACTGCGTGCACACGGCACTGCAGTGACGCTAGAAGAATGGCCAGACATGATTCATGTCTGGCACGCATTTTATTCGCGCTTACCGGAAGGCAGAGCAGCGATTGCTGCAATTGCACGCTGGTTGCGTCAAACCATATCGGGATAA
- a CDS encoding beta-ketoacyl synthase, with protein MSLLPVIVGFGGINAAGRASSHHAYRRMVLESLPETARQETVVGLATLMNLATHNSDSTYGADSYLDAAGSHYSAAELAARFADDVQTGSLVRRIEPSFFSVDEAPWQKSMTLSSSDAPVSFLTTERQLPEPLPANWRVTPLEDGKQVRVEITGSCDVLVPSQRTYGVQAAGMLPAGFDPGALYNSHHHPRGLKMTVYAASDAVNSMGISWAEVMKRVSPDKVAVYAGSAMSQLDTSGSGGMMQSRLMGKRVTSKQCALGFCEMPADFVNAYILGSVGSTGTAAGACATFLYNLRMGVDDIRSGRRRVVMVGTSEAPIMPEVIDGYDAMGALATDDGLKKIDGSDVANHRRASRPFGENCGFTLAESSQFIILMDDALAVEMGAQIFGAVGNVFVNADGHKKSISAPGAGNYITMAKALASARALLGDEAVAQRSFVQAHGSSTPQNRVTESHILNEAAKAFGMKKWPVAAMKAFLGHSIGSAAGDQITASLGVWQYGLIPGIKTIDKAAADVHASHLHISPADLDVGSEGMDVALINAKGFGGNNAPATVFAPHVVKKMLQKKHGAAAMKSWQAANEKVSVTAAKYDQDSVRGAAKPIYLFDHNVVPCEEIAISQSAVKIPGFDKEIELPTEADYPDMV; from the coding sequence ATGTCTTTGTTGCCCGTGATTGTCGGTTTCGGTGGGATCAATGCAGCGGGGCGCGCGTCCTCGCATCATGCCTATCGCCGCATGGTGTTAGAGAGCTTGCCGGAAACAGCGCGGCAGGAAACCGTGGTGGGTTTGGCGACGCTGATGAACCTCGCCACGCACAACAGCGACAGCACTTACGGTGCCGATAGCTACCTCGATGCTGCGGGCAGCCATTACAGCGCCGCAGAGTTGGCGGCGCGTTTTGCCGATGATGTACAGACAGGTTCGCTGGTGCGCCGCATCGAACCTTCTTTCTTTTCTGTCGATGAAGCGCCGTGGCAAAAAAGCATGACGCTGTCCTCATCGGATGCTCCCGTCAGCTTTCTGACTACCGAGCGCCAATTGCCTGAGCCTCTGCCCGCCAACTGGCGCGTCACGCCGCTGGAAGATGGCAAACAAGTGCGCGTGGAAATCACCGGCAGTTGCGATGTGCTGGTGCCTAGCCAGCGCACTTATGGTGTGCAGGCGGCTGGCATGTTGCCGGCTGGCTTTGATCCGGGGGCGCTGTACAACTCGCACCACCATCCGCGCGGTTTGAAGATGACGGTTTACGCTGCCTCTGATGCCGTGAACAGCATGGGTATTTCGTGGGCGGAGGTGATGAAACGCGTATCGCCAGACAAAGTAGCAGTGTACGCGGGCAGTGCCATGAGCCAGCTCGACACCAGCGGCTCAGGCGGCATGATGCAGTCGCGTTTGATGGGCAAGCGCGTGACATCCAAACAGTGCGCTTTAGGCTTTTGTGAAATGCCAGCTGATTTCGTCAACGCCTATATTTTGGGCTCGGTCGGCAGCACAGGCACAGCAGCAGGGGCGTGCGCCACTTTCTTGTACAACTTGCGTATGGGTGTGGACGATATTCGCAGCGGTCGCCGCCGCGTGGTGATGGTCGGCACCAGTGAAGCGCCGATCATGCCGGAAGTTATTGATGGCTACGACGCAATGGGCGCGCTGGCCACTGATGACGGTTTGAAAAAAATTGATGGCAGCGATGTGGCGAATCATCGTCGCGCCAGTCGACCTTTCGGTGAGAATTGTGGCTTCACTTTGGCGGAATCTTCGCAATTTATTATTTTGATGGATGATGCTTTAGCGGTAGAAATGGGCGCGCAAATTTTTGGAGCGGTGGGCAATGTGTTTGTGAATGCCGACGGTCACAAAAAATCGATTTCTGCACCAGGGGCCGGCAACTACATCACGATGGCGAAAGCGCTGGCTTCGGCGCGCGCACTGCTGGGTGATGAAGCGGTCGCACAGCGCAGTTTTGTGCAAGCGCACGGCTCTAGTACGCCGCAAAATCGTGTCACGGAATCACATATTTTGAATGAAGCAGCCAAAGCGTTTGGCATGAAAAAATGGCCCGTTGCTGCCATGAAAGCGTTTCTCGGTCATTCCATTGGTAGCGCCGCGGGTGATCAAATTACTGCGTCACTGGGTGTGTGGCAGTACGGTTTAATCCCCGGTATTAAAACCATCGATAAAGCAGCCGCTGATGTTCACGCGTCGCATTTGCATATTTCGCCAGCGGATTTAGATGTGGGCAGCGAAGGCATGGATGTGGCACTGATTAACGCCAAAGGTTTTGGTGGCAATAATGCACCAGCGACGGTTTTTGCGCCGCATGTCGTTAAGAAAATGTTGCAGAAAAAACACGGCGCTGCGGCAATGAAGTCTTGGCAAGCAGCCAATGAAAAAGTGTCTGTAACCGCAGCCAAATACGATCAAGATTCTGTGCGCGGAGCAGCAAAACCTATCTACTTATTCGATCACAATGTTGTGCCGTGTGAAGAAATTGCAATCAGTCAGAGCGCAGTAAAAATTCCAGGCTTCGACAAAGAAATTGAATTGCCAACGGAAGCCGATTATCCCGATATGGTTTGA
- a CDS encoding helix-turn-helix domain-containing protein, with amino-acid sequence MKAAFVLVEHMLATSMALPAEMLHAAADLARARQHHGKPDIELSFVATRAGLYTSRSGVPLVATHTLDDTQYDLIFLPALWRNPQPIIRRHAALLPWLQQQHRQGALIGAAGTGVCFLAASGLLDHRPATTHWFYLDAFTQHYPAVDLKPQYLITRAGNLYCAASINALADLTVHFIRHFYGSNIAVHVERHFSHEARKSYEQVTYREDDTERHNDEDIIQIQLWLHQHQTQAVILSDVAKQFGMSLRNFNRRFLAATGKTPLQYLQGLRIEEGRDLLNNSNLSIAEVAEKVGYQDSKHFARLFRDTLGVTPRDYRRSVRSKLFSVDQAPSKTLLAE; translated from the coding sequence ATGAAAGCCGCCTTTGTCCTTGTCGAACACATGCTCGCCACCAGCATGGCGCTTCCTGCTGAGATGCTGCACGCCGCGGCGGATTTGGCGCGGGCGCGTCAACATCACGGCAAACCTGATATCGAACTAAGTTTTGTCGCCACCCGCGCTGGGCTGTATACCAGCCGCAGCGGTGTGCCTTTGGTCGCCACGCACACGCTGGATGACACGCAGTACGACCTGATCTTCCTGCCCGCACTGTGGCGCAATCCGCAACCGATTATTCGCCGTCACGCTGCGCTGCTGCCGTGGCTGCAACAGCAACATCGTCAAGGCGCGTTGATTGGTGCAGCCGGTACCGGCGTATGTTTTCTCGCTGCCAGTGGTTTACTGGATCACCGCCCTGCAACAACGCATTGGTTTTATTTGGATGCGTTTACGCAACACTACCCTGCGGTGGATTTGAAGCCGCAATATTTGATTACACGCGCGGGCAATTTGTACTGCGCCGCTTCCATCAACGCCTTGGCGGATCTCACCGTGCATTTCATTCGCCATTTTTACGGCAGCAATATCGCCGTGCATGTGGAACGACACTTTTCACACGAAGCGCGTAAATCTTATGAACAAGTGACTTATCGTGAAGATGATACCGAGCGACACAACGACGAGGACATTATTCAGATACAACTGTGGCTGCATCAGCACCAAACACAAGCGGTGATACTGTCCGATGTCGCCAAACAATTTGGCATGAGTTTGCGCAATTTTAATCGTCGGTTTTTAGCGGCAACAGGAAAAACACCGCTGCAATACTTGCAAGGATTACGCATTGAAGAAGGCCGCGATTTGCTCAATAACAGCAACCTCAGCATCGCCGAAGTCGCCGAAAAAGTGGGCTATCAAGACAGCAAACATTTTGCACGCTTATTTCGCGACACTTTAGGCGTTACACCGCGCGACTATCGCCGCAGTGTGCGCAGTAAATTATTTTCTGTGGATCAAGCGCCAAGCAAAACGCTTTTAGCTGAATGA
- a CDS encoding MFS transporter, with translation MQVSVYWRLSGFYFFYFSVLGTMVPYFPLYLKSLGLSAWHIGFLIAVMAGTKIIAPNIWGWLADHSGRRMAVIRLGCLMAVLPFLFLVRYHQSLWVLAIIIFLYSFFWNAVLAQFEAVTLLYLRKTPERYSRVRLWGSFGFIVAVASAGWLFDRLPISFFPVFVTLALLAIFLSSCAVRDPEEFDAQSAALTSDVSFWQRLKEPSIALFFFVCFLMVLSHGAYYTFFSLLMEQYQHSHTVIGLLWSLGVIAEMILFWYMHRLLPFYGVRSLLLFCLAATTVRWLLLAYFPQSLPVMLFAQCLHALSFAGFHAGAIETVRRLFAIQQSGKAQAFYSAVGYGAGNSLGALLSGAVWQWGYFWPFFASALICAAAFVLVWRYLPNTFFVRGIHSAKSVLLGA, from the coding sequence GTGCAGGTCAGCGTTTACTGGCGGCTGTCCGGTTTTTATTTTTTTTATTTTTCTGTGTTGGGCACCATGGTGCCTTATTTCCCGCTGTATCTGAAAAGTCTCGGTCTGAGTGCTTGGCATATCGGTTTTTTGATTGCGGTTATGGCGGGTACAAAAATTATCGCGCCCAATATTTGGGGTTGGCTGGCCGATCACAGCGGTCGGCGCATGGCGGTGATTCGCCTCGGCTGTTTGATGGCTGTGTTGCCGTTTTTATTTTTAGTGCGTTATCACCAAAGCCTCTGGGTGCTTGCGATCATTATTTTTCTCTACAGTTTTTTTTGGAACGCGGTTTTGGCACAGTTTGAAGCAGTCACGCTGCTGTATTTGCGCAAAACGCCAGAACGATACAGCCGTGTGCGGCTGTGGGGGTCTTTCGGTTTTATTGTCGCCGTGGCAAGTGCAGGCTGGTTGTTTGATCGCCTACCGATTTCTTTTTTCCCGGTATTTGTCACGCTGGCGCTGTTAGCTATTTTTTTGAGCAGTTGTGCGGTGCGCGATCCTGAGGAGTTTGATGCACAGTCAGCAGCATTAACCAGCGATGTGTCTTTTTGGCAGCGATTGAAAGAGCCATCCATCGCTCTATTTTTCTTTGTTTGCTTTTTGATGGTGTTGTCACACGGTGCGTACTACACCTTTTTTAGTTTGTTGATGGAACAGTATCAACACAGTCATACCGTGATTGGCTTGTTGTGGAGCTTGGGTGTCATCGCCGAAATGATTTTATTTTGGTACATGCATCGCTTGCTGCCATTTTATGGTGTGAGAAGTCTGCTGTTGTTTTGTTTGGCTGCTACAACGGTGCGTTGGTTGTTGCTGGCGTACTTCCCACAATCATTGCCTGTGATGCTGTTTGCGCAGTGTTTGCATGCATTGAGTTTTGCCGGTTTTCATGCGGGTGCGATTGAAACCGTGCGTAGGCTGTTTGCTATTCAGCAATCGGGCAAGGCGCAGGCGTTTTACAGCGCGGTGGGTTATGGAGCTGGCAATTCTTTAGGTGCGTTATTGAGTGGTGCAGTTTGGCAGTGGGGGTATTTTTGGCCTTTCTTTGCCTCGGCGTTGATTTGTGCGGCTGCTTTTGTTTTGGTGTGGCGTTATTTGCCTAACACCTTTTTTGTTAGAGGGATTCATTCAGCTAAAAGCGTTTTGCTTGGCGCTTGA
- the aroC gene encoding chorismate synthase, translating into MSGNSFGKLFTVTTFGESHGLALGCIVDGCPPGMSLCEDDLQLDLDRRKPGTSRYTTQRREEDRVKILSGVFEGKTTGTPIGLLIENTDQRSKDYGNIKDMFRPGHADYTYNQKYGFRDYRGGGRSSARETAMRVAAGAIAKKYLQEKYGVTVRGCLSQLGEIAVDFKNWDVVEQNAFFCPDAEKVPALETYMQQLIKDGDSIGAKISVVAEGLPPGWGEPIFDRLDADIAHAMMSINAVKGVEVGAGFASIAQRGSEHRDEITPQGFLSNHAGGILGGISTGQDIRVHIALKPTSSLHLPGRSVDVQGNPVEVITKGRHDPCVGIRATPIAEAMLALVLMDHALRHRAQNFDVVMPTPVIPARAPE; encoded by the coding sequence ATGTCCGGCAATAGTTTCGGCAAATTATTTACGGTGACAACTTTTGGCGAAAGCCACGGTCTTGCCTTGGGTTGTATTGTCGATGGCTGCCCACCGGGGATGTCGCTCTGCGAAGACGATTTGCAGTTGGATCTCGATCGTCGCAAACCCGGTACTTCGCGTTACACCACGCAGCGCAGAGAAGAAGATCGCGTCAAAATTTTATCGGGTGTGTTTGAAGGAAAAACTACCGGTACGCCGATTGGTTTGTTGATTGAAAACACGGATCAACGCTCCAAAGATTACGGCAACATCAAAGATATGTTTCGCCCGGGTCACGCCGATTACACCTACAACCAAAAATACGGTTTTCGCGATTATCGCGGTGGTGGTCGTTCATCGGCGCGCGAAACGGCGATGCGTGTTGCAGCGGGTGCGATTGCCAAAAAATATTTGCAGGAAAAATACGGCGTCACCGTGCGCGGTTGTCTCAGTCAGTTGGGTGAGATTGCTGTCGATTTCAAAAACTGGGATGTGGTGGAGCAGAACGCTTTTTTCTGTCCTGATGCGGAAAAAGTGCCTGCCTTAGAAACTTATATGCAGCAGTTGATCAAGGATGGCGATTCCATCGGTGCAAAAATTTCTGTGGTGGCAGAAGGTTTGCCGCCGGGTTGGGGTGAGCCTATTTTTGATCGACTGGATGCCGATATTGCGCACGCGATGATGAGTATTAATGCAGTAAAAGGTGTGGAAGTGGGCGCAGGTTTTGCGTCGATTGCGCAGCGCGGCAGTGAACATCGCGATGAAATCACGCCGCAAGGTTTTTTATCAAACCACGCGGGCGGCATACTCGGCGGTATTTCCACGGGGCAAGATATTCGTGTGCATATCGCGCTCAAGCCGACTTCCAGTTTGCATCTGCCCGGCCGCAGCGTTGATGTGCAGGGCAATCCGGTGGAAGTGATCACCAAAGGGCGACACGACCCTTGTGTAGGTATTCGCGCCACACCGATTGCTGAAGCCATGCTCGCGCTGGTGTTGATGGATCATGCACTGCGTCATCGTGCGCAAAATTTTGATGTGGTGATGCCTACGCCGGTAATTCCTGCGCGCGCACCGGAATAA
- the prmB gene encoding 50S ribosomal protein L3 N(5)-glutamine methyltransferase, producing MNLQDWLQETAQQIEQSGVFLGHGTDNSWDEALHLTLPLLNIAFDASPDVLQRVLSASELEQLCAVREQRIVQRIPTPYLTQQAWFCGLPFYVDRRVLIPRSPLGELIDEGFYPWLQKEPQRILDLCCGSACIAIACALAFPEAQVDAADISADALAVAAINVAQHGVQDRVQCVASDLFAGLAGRRYDLIVCNPPYVDVQDMADLPDEYRHEPELALASGFDGLDFTRRLLREALLHLSDDGVLIVEVGNSAEALENAFPMVPFVWLDFQNGGDGVFMLTAAELRQHAESL from the coding sequence ATGAATTTGCAAGACTGGTTACAGGAAACTGCGCAGCAGATTGAGCAGTCGGGCGTGTTTTTAGGGCATGGCACGGATAACAGTTGGGATGAGGCGCTGCATCTGACGCTGCCGCTGCTCAATATTGCGTTTGATGCATCGCCCGATGTATTGCAGCGTGTACTGTCTGCTTCGGAGTTGGAACAATTATGCGCCGTGCGAGAACAGCGCATCGTGCAGCGCATTCCTACGCCGTATCTCACGCAGCAGGCGTGGTTTTGCGGTCTGCCGTTTTATGTCGATCGCCGTGTGTTGATTCCGCGCTCACCCTTGGGTGAGTTGATCGATGAAGGTTTTTATCCTTGGCTGCAAAAAGAGCCACAGCGCATTTTGGATTTGTGTTGTGGCAGCGCATGTATTGCGATTGCTTGCGCCTTGGCTTTTCCGGAAGCGCAGGTGGATGCGGCGGATATTTCTGCTGATGCGCTGGCGGTCGCTGCCATCAATGTCGCGCAGCACGGTGTGCAGGATCGCGTGCAATGCGTTGCTTCAGATTTATTTGCGGGCTTAGCAGGGCGGCGCTATGACTTGATCGTCTGCAATCCGCCCTATGTCGATGTGCAAGATATGGCGGATTTGCCGGACGAATATCGCCACGAGCCGGAATTGGCGTTGGCTTCTGGCTTTGACGGTTTGGATTTCACGCGGCGTTTATTGCGCGAGGCGTTATTGCATTTATCTGATGACGGCGTGTTGATTGTGGAAGTGGGCAACAGTGCCGAGGCGCTGGAAAACGCTTTTCCAATGGTGCCTTTTGTGTGGTTGGATTTTCAAAACGGTGGCGATGGTGTGTTTATGCTGACGGCTGCTGAACTGCGCCAACACGCTGAAAGCCTATAA